The Paenibacillus pabuli DNA segment TGGTTGTACCAGGTATTGTACTGCTTGGACAACGGAAAATGCATGGTCGTGTTCGCGAGCAGCGAGCGCTGTTATCCACGGAAGTAACAGAGGTGTTATATGGTTTCCGGGATCTAAAAGTTTATGGGCAATTGGCCAAGCGGGAGCAGCAGCTTCAGCAGACTTCCGCTGTGTTGGCAAGCGAACAGCAACGAGCAGCCGAACATTTGTTGCGTGGACAATCCCTGCATGCATTTGTTACGTTTCTTATTTCCTGGGGGGTGCTGGCCCTTGGAGCCTATTTGATAATGGATGGGGCTCTTGCTGGGGTATTTTTGGCTATGCTGGTTATGGCCTCGTTAACCGTATTTGAAGAAGCAGCGGCGATGGCCACGTTACCTGCGTATAAGCAAGATAGTGAGCACGCAGCTAAACGATTGGCGGAAACAATGCCGCCTTCTGCTGTGCAGTCATTGTACTCAAGCTCTACATTGTCTAATGAACATGCTGTTTCCATGGAGCTATCCGATGTGACGTTTCAATTTGAAGGGGAATGGAGGCCAGCGCTCAAGGACATCTCCCTGAACATTTCACCGGGTTCTAAGACAGCGATTGTTGGCCCAAGCGGTTCTGGTAAGTCAACCCTGATCGAATTACTGCTCAAACTGCGTGCACCAACGGCTGGCGAAGTGCGGTTAAACGGTGTTTCGGTGAAAGAGTTGGATGAGCAGAGCGTTTGGGAAACGGCAAATGTAGTGTTGCAGCAAAGCCACTTTTTCCGGGGAACGGTCCGGGACAATCTTTTGGTTGATGGAGAAGAACATGCTGACGATACGTTATTAGACATTCTCACTAAAGTGCAGTTGCCGACGATGACATTAACGGATGAAGTGTTTGAAAAAGGGGAGAACTTATCGGACGGCGAGAAGCAGCGTTTGGCCATGGCTCGCGCCATGCTCCGCAAAGGGCGGTTATGGTTATTGGACGAACCGACGTCTTCGCTGGATTACGTGACAGAACAACGCGTCATGAAGCATCTGTACGAACAAGCGGATGGAGACACACTTCTTCTAATTTGTCATCGGCTTATCGGTTTGGAAGAAATGGATCAGATTGTGGTCATTGAGCAAGGTAGTATTGTGGAAATGGGTTCATATACGGAGTTGATGAAGAAGAAAGGATATTTTTATGAAATGAAGCAAATTGAGCTGCAAATGATTGGAGAAGCTGCAGTGTAACGCATCTGAATGGAGGTGGTAAGACATGACCATTAGGCATAAAAGAATTTTGCTGGTAGATGACGAAACGCGAGTCCGAATGCTGCTGAAAAAATATCTGGAGAATGAGGGCTTCATTGTAGAAGAGGCCGACAGTGGCGGACAAGCCATTCGGAATTGCTACATGAACGATGGGGAATACGATCTCATGGTGCTAGATTGGTTATTGCCCGACATGAGTGGCATTGAGATCTGTAAATACGTGAAACACAATCACCTGGGTATTCCGATTATGATGCTATCCGGGCGCTCGGAAGAAAAGGATCGAATCGAAGGTTTTAAGGCAGGGGTTGATGATTATGTGGTCAAACCCTTCAGTCCGAGGGAAGTCGTATTGCGTATTCGAAGTATCATGGCTCGCACGCAAGGGACGTATATTTTCGATTTCAATTCGTCCTCAAGTAGCGAAATTCTGATTGCCGAGATTGTGATTCAACCTTTAGCCCGGCGTGTTCTTGTACAACGCAACGAAGTCCATCTGACGCCGAAAGAATACGATCTGCTCTATTTTTTGATTACGCATCAGGAAAAAGCCTTTTCACGTGAGGAATTGCTAAGGGAAGTATGGAAGTCATCCCATCATAAGATTTACGACCATCGAACGGTGGATACCCATATCAAACGATTAAGGGAGAAGCTGTCTTTCTTTGATTATCCGAAGGGCAGTGAATTTATTCAGACCTTATGGGGATACGGCTACATGTTCCGTAGTCCTGATCAGGTTCTATCCTAAATGATTAAATTAAGTAGGAAACGTGATAGCTAAATAACTCAAAAAGCAGCTGACCATAGTGATCTGATCGGCTGCTTTTGTTCAAGTAAAGGGTGAGGTATCAACCCGGAATATTCCAGTAGATCCTTGAAAATCTGCCAGAAATGACCTGAGAGTGGAGTAAGCAAAGGCTAAGGGGCTCCTTCCCTAGGAAAAACCTTATGCTTCATAGGTTGCCGAGTTGTGTCAGGGTAAGACGTCGTGTCCACTCCTTCGAAATTTTAATAGAGTATATCTATATACCGATTTAGGAGGAATGGTAGGTGGCAAATGAAAGTTGCAGTCAGAACTCTATATACTTCAAAACAGACAATTCTATTTTCTGGCGTGGGTACTGTATGAAGAAAATAGAGTATTAGACTGGGGCTTGCGAAGCAGCTGGCCCCATCAGATATGTCTTCCTTGATTTTATCATCATGATACAACCAAGTGAGTGGCCCGGTGCAATTGCTGGCCTGGCGGCGGCATCACCCGTCCCCGCTCGGATTTATCAGGAAGCACCCAGATACACGAAGCTGCATCCGATAGCTCATTGTTGTTGCACCAAAACTATAATAACTGATTGAGCTTGCTTTCAGGCTCTTCACCATTTTCTACACGTTTTATATTCTTTATAAAAAAATCATATCTTTTTTTATGAAATTTCCGACCATCAGGCATTCCTGCTGTATGGGGAGTAAGTATCACATTACCCAGATTCCGGAGCTCACTGTCAATAGGAAGCGGTTCAGATTCAAACACATCCAGGCATGCGCCTGAAATATCCCCGTTTTTTAATGCATCAATCAAGTCTCTTTCGTTGACAATCCCGCCGCGGGCTGTATTGATAAAAAGACTGGTATTCTTCATTTTCTTGAATGTCGCTTTGTTGATCAGCTGTTTGGTTTGCTGGTTCAAGGGTATATGTACACTGACTATGTCCGATGTGCTTATAAGAGTATCGAAATCCGTCATTTTCACAAAACCGTCCGATTGTACATTGGCATTTCTCGTATAAGCCAGCACATTCATCTCAAAAGCCCTGCAAAACGCAGCTACTTTTTTTCCGATAGCGCCCAAACCGATAATACCGATCGTTTTCTCTTTTAATTCGCTCCCGGTATAGTCCAATTGATGTTCATCCATCTTGTTTTTCATGAAGGTGTCAAGGAACGGTATGTTTTTATAGTAAGAAAATATCAATGCCATTACGTGTTCGGCCACTGCTTGCGCATTCACTCCTGCAGCATTGGCCGCCCAAATGCCAAGCTGTGTACAAGCAGAGACATCTACATTATCGAATCCCGCACCTGTCTGTACTAATTTTAATTTTTTTGCGTTAGAAAGCAGGCTGTGATCCACTTTAATATGTTCAGGAATGATTACCTGGCAATCTTCAATATGATGCAGCATTTCTTTTCCGGGCGGGACAACTACAACGTTCCAGTCTTGCGGAAAATACCTTGCAATATTTGATTTTGAGGTCTCGCTAAAATAGCCAACTATGAGAATCTTCATTGCTAAACCACCTTTCATAAGCTTTCTCCTATGCCTGAGCCTAACGTAATATATAATATTAAAACAACTTTTGAAGCAATGGAATAGACTTCGCTGTTCTTGGCGTTTCAAGAGCAGTCCGGACGAGGACTCTCCAGTGAAAAAACATTTGACTCCTCAATTAATAATAATTTTAAAGATAAAGTATAATGTTGTAAAACTCAAGCAGAAGCTAGTGACGGAACAAATACTAATCGTATGGAAAAGAATCTAGATAAACAATATACTAGCTATAACAGTTTATTGTTGAGGTGAATATTAAATGGATGAAGTCAATGAAT contains these protein-coding regions:
- the cydC gene encoding thiol reductant ABC exporter subunit CydC, coding for MSELAILSKAMMGERKDIFLSILGGFIAGIAGVALFSASGYMISQTVFAPPLYTLIVLTSLVKLLGFLRAASRYGERLYSHRATFSMLSRLRTSFFAKLIPLTPGILNKNRSGDLLARIVGDVESLQHYFLRVAYPPIIVVMVFLATMLFTASFSFWIACLFVLGMLGTALVVPGIVLLGQRKMHGRVREQRALLSTEVTEVLYGFRDLKVYGQLAKREQQLQQTSAVLASEQQRAAEHLLRGQSLHAFVTFLISWGVLALGAYLIMDGALAGVFLAMLVMASLTVFEEAAAMATLPAYKQDSEHAAKRLAETMPPSAVQSLYSSSTLSNEHAVSMELSDVTFQFEGEWRPALKDISLNISPGSKTAIVGPSGSGKSTLIELLLKLRAPTAGEVRLNGVSVKELDEQSVWETANVVLQQSHFFRGTVRDNLLVDGEEHADDTLLDILTKVQLPTMTLTDEVFEKGENLSDGEKQRLAMARAMLRKGRLWLLDEPTSSLDYVTEQRVMKHLYEQADGDTLLLICHRLIGLEEMDQIVVIEQGSIVEMGSYTELMKKKGYFYEMKQIELQMIGEAAV
- a CDS encoding response regulator transcription factor — protein: MTIRHKRILLVDDETRVRMLLKKYLENEGFIVEEADSGGQAIRNCYMNDGEYDLMVLDWLLPDMSGIEICKYVKHNHLGIPIMMLSGRSEEKDRIEGFKAGVDDYVVKPFSPREVVLRIRSIMARTQGTYIFDFNSSSSSEILIAEIVIQPLARRVLVQRNEVHLTPKEYDLLYFLITHQEKAFSREELLREVWKSSHHKIYDHRTVDTHIKRLREKLSFFDYPKGSEFIQTLWGYGYMFRSPDQVLS
- a CDS encoding NAD(P)-dependent oxidoreductase gives rise to the protein MKGGLAMKILIVGYFSETSKSNIARYFPQDWNVVVVPPGKEMLHHIEDCQVIIPEHIKVDHSLLSNAKKLKLVQTGAGFDNVDVSACTQLGIWAANAAGVNAQAVAEHVMALIFSYYKNIPFLDTFMKNKMDEHQLDYTGSELKEKTIGIIGLGAIGKKVAAFCRAFEMNVLAYTRNANVQSDGFVKMTDFDTLISTSDIVSVHIPLNQQTKQLINKATFKKMKNTSLFINTARGGIVNERDLIDALKNGDISGACLDVFESEPLPIDSELRNLGNVILTPHTAGMPDGRKFHKKRYDFFIKNIKRVENGEEPESKLNQLL